Proteins encoded together in one Triticum dicoccoides isolate Atlit2015 ecotype Zavitan chromosome 7B, WEW_v2.0, whole genome shotgun sequence window:
- the LOC119338424 gene encoding succinate dehydrogenase [ubiquinone] iron-sulfur subunit 1, mitochondrial isoform X1: MAAAALLRRSPAARALLSPALSSRLVASKPHSSSPAPPPPSSKPASTKTFSIYRWDPDSPSTKPHLKDYKVDLSDCGPMVLDALLKIKNEQDPSLTFRRSCREGICGSCAMNIDGDNGLACLTKISSEAAGASTISPLPHMFVVKDLVVDMTNFYNQYKSVEPWLKRKDPPAAGGKEIYQSKADRAKLDGMYECILCACCSTSCPSYWWNPEEYLGPAALLHANRLLDWGTLMKPKPSMLPLWGTLMKPKPSMFMHVQARGYHGVSVSEKRNLRDHKRRILAAKYELRGKLYKAVCRDPELPSDMRDKFRYKLSKLPRNSNMTRLRNRCIFTGRSRGVYQKFRMSRIVFRTLANKGELMGVKKASW, encoded by the exons atggccgccgccgccctcctccgccgctcgccggcggcGCGCGCTCTCCTttcgccggccctctcctcccgccTCGTCGCCTCCAAGCCCCACTCCTcatcccccgcgccgccgcccccctcATCGAAGCCAGCCAGCACCAAGACCTTCTCGATCTACCGCTGGGACCCGGACTCCCCGTCGACCAAGCCCCACCTCAAGGACTACAAGGTGGACCTCTCCGACTGCGGCCCCATGGTGCTCGACGCGCTCCTCAAGATCAAGAACGAGCAGGACCCGTCCCTCACCTTCCGCCGGAGCTGCCGCGAGGGCATCTGCGGCAGCTGCGCCATGAACATCGACGGCGACAACGGGCTGGCCTGCCTCACCAAGATCTCCTCGGAGGCGGCCGGGGCCTCCACGATCTCGCCGCTCCCCCACATGTTCGTCGTCAAGGACCTCGTCGTCGACATGACCAACTTCTACAACCAGTACAAGAGCGTGGAGCCGTGGCTCAAGCGCAAGGACCCGCCGGCGGCTGGAGGGAAGGAGATCTACCAGTCCAAGGCCGACCGCGCCAAGCTCGATGGCATGTACGAGTGCATCCTCTGCGCCTGCTGCTCCACATCCTGCCCGTCCTACTGGTGGAACCCAGAGGAGTATCTCGGCCCCGCCGCGCTGCTCCATGCCAACAG GCTTCTGGATTGGGGGACGCTAATGAAACCGAAACCCAGCATGCTTCCGCTGTGGGGGACGCTAATGAAACCAAAACCCAGCATGTTCATGCACGTCCAAGCTCGAGGATACCATGGGGTCTCAGTCTCAGAGAAGAGAAACTTGCGGGATCACAAACGTAGAATTCTTGCAGCAAAATATGAGCTGAGAGGAAAGCTTTATAAGGCTGTCTGTAGGGACCCTGAACTTCCATCAGATATGCGGGATAAGTTTCGCTATAAGTTGTCCAAGCTGCCAAGAAATAGTAACATGACACGTCTTAGAAACCGCTGTATTTTCACGGGCCGCTCTCGTGGTGTCTACCAGAAATTCCGCATGTCCCGTATCGTGTTCCGCACCTTGGCAAATAAGGGTGAACTGATGGGTGTTAAGAAAGCGTCTTGGTAG
- the LOC119338424 gene encoding succinate dehydrogenase [ubiquinone] iron-sulfur subunit 1, mitochondrial isoform X2 — protein sequence MAAAALLRRSPAARALLSPALSSRLVASKPHSSSPAPPPPSSKPASTKTFSIYRWDPDSPSTKPHLKDYKVDLSDCGPMVLDALLKIKNEQDPSLTFRRSCREGICGSCAMNIDGDNGLACLTKISSEAAGASTISPLPHMFVVKDLVVDMTNFYNQYKSVEPWLKRKDPPAAGGKEIYQSKADRAKLDGMYECILCACCSTSCPSYWWNPEEYLGPAALLHANRWIQDSRDEFTKERLDSINDEFKLYRCHTIKNCTHACPKGLNPAKQIDTIKKLQLGA from the exons atggccgccgccgccctcctccgccgctcgccggcggcGCGCGCTCTCCTttcgccggccctctcctcccgccTCGTCGCCTCCAAGCCCCACTCCTcatcccccgcgccgccgcccccctcATCGAAGCCAGCCAGCACCAAGACCTTCTCGATCTACCGCTGGGACCCGGACTCCCCGTCGACCAAGCCCCACCTCAAGGACTACAAGGTGGACCTCTCCGACTGCGGCCCCATGGTGCTCGACGCGCTCCTCAAGATCAAGAACGAGCAGGACCCGTCCCTCACCTTCCGCCGGAGCTGCCGCGAGGGCATCTGCGGCAGCTGCGCCATGAACATCGACGGCGACAACGGGCTGGCCTGCCTCACCAAGATCTCCTCGGAGGCGGCCGGGGCCTCCACGATCTCGCCGCTCCCCCACATGTTCGTCGTCAAGGACCTCGTCGTCGACATGACCAACTTCTACAACCAGTACAAGAGCGTGGAGCCGTGGCTCAAGCGCAAGGACCCGCCGGCGGCTGGAGGGAAGGAGATCTACCAGTCCAAGGCCGACCGCGCCAAGCTCGATGGCATGTACGAGTGCATCCTCTGCGCCTGCTGCTCCACATCCTGCCCGTCCTACTGGTGGAACCCAGAGGAGTATCTCGGCCCCGCCGCGCTGCTCCATGCCAACAG GTGGATCCAAGACAGCCGTGATGAGTTCACAAAGGAGCGCCTTGATTCCATCAACGACGAGTTCAAGCTGTACCGCTGCCACACCATCAAGAACTGCACGCATGCCTGCCCCAAGGGACTCAACCCGGCCAAGCAGATCGATACAATAAAGAAGTTGCAGCTCGGAGCCTGA
- the LOC119336819 gene encoding photosystem II core complex proteins psbY, chloroplastic-like, translating to MATIATMTMLKPAKITARSAPSSPSFSAKVASPSISLRSLQKNAAKKGALAVSPAAAAMASAFFTSLASSDAAMASQRIADVAAVAPADDNRGLLLLFVVAPALGWVLYNILQPALNQLNKMRSEKALVAGLGISAAAAAGLAAAPEPASAAVQELAALAAVAPADDNRGLLLLFVVAPALGWVLYNILQPALNQLNKMRSN from the coding sequence ATGGCGACCATAGCCACGATGACCATGCTCAAGCCCGCCAAGATCACGGCCAggtcggcgccttcctcgccgtcgTTCAGCGCCAAGGTGGCGTCGCCGAGCATCTCGCTGCGCAGCCTGCAGAAGAACGCGGCCAAGAAGGGAGCCCTGGCCGTGTCGCCGGCGGCCGCGGCCATGGCGAGCGCCTTCTTCACCTCGCTGGCCTCGTCGGACGCCGCGATGGCGTCGCAGCGGATCGCGGACGTGGCGGCGGTGGCGCCCGCGGACGACAACCGGGGCCTGCTGCTGCTCTTCGTGGTGGCGCCCGCGCTCGGGTGGGTGCTCTACAACATCCTCCAGCCGGCGCTGAACCAGCTCAATAAGATGCGGTCCGAGAAGGCGCTCGTCGCCGGGCTCGGCATcagcgccgccgcggccgccggccTGGCCGCCGCGCCGGAGCCGGCCTCCGCCGCCGTGCAGGAGCTCGCCGCGCTGGCGGCGGTAGCGCCCGCCGACGACAACCGGGGCCTGCTGCTGCTCTTCGTGGTGGCGCCCGCCCTCGGATGGGTGCTCTACAACATCCTGCAGCCGGCGCTGAACCAGCTCAACAAAATGCGGTCCAACtga